Proteins encoded within one genomic window of Formosa agariphila KMM 3901:
- a CDS encoding peptidylprolyl isomerase → MTLLKQSIKFILLTLLVSFTACNEKYPDLEDGMYAEIITNKGTMVANLEFEKTPVTVANFVSLAEGTNTMVDSTFKGKKYYDGIIFHRVIDGFMIQGGDPTASGSGGPGYKFEDEFDETLKHDKPGILSMANAGPGTNGSQFFITESATPNLDNRHTVFGELVEGIAIQDSISNVEVGPNDKPVEDVVIKSINIIRKGSAAKKFDANAVFLESFKEIERKKEEAEKKLNEAKAAFLENDKAIKAEMKTLPTGLGLSMLSEGDGAKPSSTDQVLIKYAGYLEDGTLFDTNDPETAKSFGVYNPQRDQQGGYQAFPMIYNETAGLIPGFREAMLNMNVGDKVRAYIPAALAYGERGAGNVIKPNSNLIFDLEIVGIAE, encoded by the coding sequence ATGACATTATTAAAACAATCTATTAAATTTATTTTACTTACACTTTTAGTAAGTTTTACAGCATGTAACGAAAAATACCCTGATTTAGAAGACGGGATGTATGCTGAAATTATTACGAATAAAGGAACTATGGTTGCCAACCTAGAATTCGAAAAAACACCTGTTACGGTTGCCAATTTTGTGTCCCTTGCAGAAGGAACAAACACTATGGTAGACAGTACGTTTAAAGGAAAAAAATATTATGATGGTATTATTTTTCACCGTGTAATTGATGGGTTTATGATTCAAGGTGGAGATCCAACAGCAAGTGGTTCTGGAGGACCAGGTTATAAATTTGAAGACGAATTTGATGAGACTTTAAAGCACGACAAACCTGGTATTTTATCTATGGCCAATGCAGGTCCTGGTACAAACGGAAGTCAGTTTTTCATCACAGAATCTGCAACTCCTAACTTAGATAACAGACATACAGTATTTGGAGAATTAGTTGAAGGTATTGCCATTCAAGATTCGATTTCTAATGTTGAAGTTGGTCCAAACGATAAGCCGGTAGAAGATGTTGTTATCAAATCTATTAATATTATTAGAAAAGGTTCTGCTGCTAAAAAGTTTGATGCTAACGCTGTATTCTTAGAAAGTTTTAAAGAAATAGAACGTAAAAAAGAAGAAGCTGAAAAGAAATTAAATGAAGCTAAAGCTGCATTCTTAGAAAATGATAAAGCCATAAAAGCGGAAATGAAAACACTTCCTACAGGCTTAGGATTATCTATGCTTAGTGAAGGTGATGGTGCTAAACCATCTTCTACAGATCAGGTTCTTATTAAGTACGCAGGATATTTAGAAGACGGAACTTTATTCGACACTAATGATCCAGAAACAGCAAAATCTTTTGGAGTATACAACCCACAAAGAGATCAGCAAGGTGGTTACCAAGCTTTCCCTATGATTTACAATGAAACTGCAGGTTTAATTCCTGGATTTAGAGAAGCCATGTTAAACATGAATGTTGGCGATAAAGTTAGAGCTTATATCCCTGCTGCTTTAGCATATGGAGAAAGAGGTGCTGGTAATGTTATTAAACCTAACTCAAACTTAATCTTCGATTTAGAAATAGTTGGAATTGCTGAATAA
- the gldI gene encoding gliding motility-associated peptidyl-prolyl isomerase GldI yields MIKLGLCCLVIFSIISCKSPEARRPISVKSGSFVDASIERNIQLYENEKIRFQEIMDADPEQDYLRSQNGFWYTYNIKKDSDTLPKPDFGDVVNFDYNVKTINGDMVYTNAETKPDTYIMDKQELFTGLREGLKLMKAGETATFLFPSAIAYGYYGDQNKINTNTPLICRVTIHSITEN; encoded by the coding sequence ATGATAAAACTAGGTTTATGTTGTTTGGTAATTTTCAGTATTATAAGCTGCAAGTCCCCAGAAGCCAGACGACCAATATCTGTAAAAAGTGGTTCGTTTGTAGATGCATCTATAGAACGAAACATTCAATTATATGAAAACGAAAAAATACGTTTCCAAGAGATCATGGATGCAGATCCAGAGCAAGATTACTTACGCTCTCAAAATGGATTCTGGTATACGTATAATATTAAGAAAGATTCTGACACTTTACCAAAACCCGATTTTGGAGATGTTGTAAATTTCGATTACAATGTTAAAACCATAAACGGAGATATGGTTTACACCAATGCCGAAACCAAACCCGACACATATATAATGGATAAACAAGAACTGTTTACCGGATTACGTGAAGGTCTTAAATTAATGAAAGCAGGAGAAACAGCAACCTTCTTATTTCCCTCGGCAATTGCCTATGGCTATTACGGAGATCAAAATAAAATTAACACAAATACTCCGCTAATTTGCAGAGTTACCATTCATTCAATAACAGAAAATTAA
- a CDS encoding DHH family phosphoesterase → MTTSEINQIQALLSTPKQIIIVPHKNPDGDAMGSTLALYHYLKGFNHDALVMAPNDYPDFLKWLPGDETVLKYESETERCEILLQKADLIFTLDFNALHRVGDMGDKIGTSEAIKIMIDHHQQPDNYAKFMFSDVRMSSTCEMVYRFIEMLAHENRVTADIATCLYTGIMTDTGSFRFASTTSKTHYIIGKLMEHGAKNAEIHNAIYDTNSYARLQLLGCALKNLKVIPELRTAYITLSQDELNQFDFKKGDTEGFVNYGLSLNNIIFAAIFIEHKKENIIKISLRSKGDFSVNEFSRQYFEGGGHTNAAGGKSDLSLDETIEKFISILPSHKNELTS, encoded by the coding sequence ATGACAACATCAGAAATCAACCAAATACAAGCGCTTTTAAGTACGCCTAAACAGATTATTATAGTACCACACAAAAATCCAGATGGCGATGCTATGGGCTCTACCCTAGCATTATACCATTATCTAAAAGGATTTAATCACGATGCTCTAGTTATGGCTCCTAACGATTATCCCGACTTTTTAAAGTGGTTACCAGGAGATGAAACGGTTTTAAAGTATGAATCTGAAACCGAACGTTGCGAAATTTTATTACAAAAAGCAGATCTTATTTTTACCCTAGACTTTAATGCGTTACACCGTGTTGGAGATATGGGAGATAAAATTGGTACAAGTGAAGCTATTAAAATTATGATAGATCACCACCAGCAACCAGACAACTATGCGAAGTTTATGTTTTCTGATGTACGTATGAGTTCTACATGCGAAATGGTCTACCGCTTTATCGAGATGCTAGCTCATGAAAACAGAGTTACAGCAGATATAGCAACCTGTTTATATACGGGAATCATGACAGACACCGGCTCGTTTAGATTTGCTTCTACAACAAGTAAAACCCACTATATTATTGGAAAGTTAATGGAACACGGTGCTAAAAATGCCGAAATTCATAATGCGATTTACGACACCAATAGTTATGCAAGACTACAACTTTTAGGTTGTGCTTTAAAAAATTTAAAAGTAATTCCTGAATTACGAACAGCCTATATTACATTATCTCAGGACGAATTAAATCAATTTGATTTTAAAAAAGGAGATACTGAAGGCTTTGTAAACTATGGACTTTCTTTAAATAATATTATTTTTGCAGCCATTTTTATTGAACACAAGAAAGAAAACATCATTAAAATATCTTTAAGATCTAAAGGCGATTTTTCTGTTAATGAATTTTCTAGACAGTATTTTGAAGGTGGCGGACACACCAATGCAGCAGGCGGTAAAAGTGATTTAAGTTTAGATGAAACCATTGAGAAATTTATTAGTATCTTACCAAGCCATAAAAATGAACTAACCTCATGA
- a CDS encoding nucleoside-diphosphate kinase codes for MATNRTFTMLKPDAVENGHIGAILEKINASGFRIVALKLTQMTTADAQEFYAIHNERPFFADLVEFMTRGPIIAAILEKENAVEDFRTLIGSTNPAEAAEGTIRKLFAASIGENAVHGSDSDENAAIESAFHFSGREQF; via the coding sequence ATGGCAACAAATAGAACATTTACCATGCTTAAGCCAGATGCGGTTGAAAACGGACACATTGGCGCAATTTTAGAAAAAATCAACGCTTCAGGATTTAGAATCGTTGCATTAAAATTAACGCAAATGACAACTGCAGACGCTCAAGAATTTTATGCAATTCATAACGAGAGACCTTTCTTCGCAGATTTAGTTGAATTCATGACACGTGGACCAATCATTGCTGCAATCTTAGAAAAAGAAAATGCTGTTGAAGATTTTAGAACGCTTATTGGTTCTACAAACCCTGCTGAAGCTGCAGAAGGAACAATTCGTAAGTTATTTGCTGCTTCAATCGGTGAAAATGCTGTTCACGGTAGCGATAGCGATGAAAATGCTGCTATTGAAAGTGCATTCCATTTTTCTGGAAGAGAACAATTTTAA
- a CDS encoding ABC transporter ATP-binding protein, producing MILSATDLCKSYGKLQVLKSVSIQCKAGEICGVLGANGAGKTTLFKIILGLVKPNSGTVNLEAQGIKPIGGIIEKPALYEYLNAYDNLNLFCKIQGLKVSKGDILNRLLQVGLPIDRTDPVRNFSMGMKQRLGISIALLNNPKCLVLDEPFSGLDPLGISALRKLIIDLAEKEQLAILISSHIIEELSKICNTMYVMKQGEIIKSGLAQDIILENTTSFSFSAPNIKLSEALKHYDVMYKGEIAHVTITTNQVPKLIQELADEQIFITSCVPELDMDKLFQ from the coding sequence ATGATATTATCGGCAACAGATTTATGTAAATCGTACGGAAAATTACAAGTTTTAAAATCTGTAAGCATTCAGTGTAAAGCAGGAGAAATCTGTGGTGTATTAGGTGCTAACGGCGCTGGAAAAACAACGCTCTTTAAAATTATTTTGGGATTGGTAAAACCGAATTCAGGTACGGTTAATTTAGAAGCCCAAGGTATAAAGCCTATTGGCGGAATTATTGAAAAACCTGCCCTTTACGAGTATTTAAACGCCTACGATAATCTGAATTTATTCTGTAAAATTCAAGGTTTAAAAGTATCTAAAGGCGATATTCTAAACCGATTATTACAAGTTGGTTTACCTATAGATAGAACAGATCCAGTTCGGAATTTTTCAATGGGAATGAAGCAACGTTTAGGTATTTCCATAGCATTGCTTAATAATCCCAAATGTTTGGTTCTAGACGAGCCGTTCTCTGGATTAGACCCATTAGGGATTTCAGCCTTGAGAAAATTAATTATCGATTTAGCTGAAAAGGAACAGTTAGCCATTCTAATTTCTTCTCATATTATTGAAGAGCTTAGTAAAATTTGCAACACCATGTATGTGATGAAGCAAGGTGAAATTATTAAATCGGGCTTAGCACAAGATATTATTCTCGAAAATACTACGAGTTTTAGTTTTAGTGCTCCGAATATTAAATTGTCTGAAGCGTTAAAACATTACGATGTTATGTATAAAGGTGAAATTGCTCATGTTACCATAACCACTAATCAAGTCCCAAAACTTATTCAGGAATTAGCTGACGAACAGATTTTTATTACGTCTTGCGTGCCAGAATTAGATATGGATAAATTGTTTCAATAA
- a CDS encoding ABC transporter permease, with amino-acid sequence MLALISTEFYKLFKQSKTYYALAALFIIEAVVLVSAYFQGTNIIDILLDNLKQTFYFEGTLLNGNLLVYLILNTLWFHLPLILMIIVSGTLTSEYKDRTLQAVMLQPISKWKFIASKYIVAIIFTLIVVFFVALSAFVLSYGIFGKGDLIVYLNALNFFEQADAFYRLKWAFVSGAFSMVFFSVVSLTIAVFFKEATKTWIVSAFFLILSNILLKVDFGVDWFNILFFAKLNDTWQYFFYNIIHWDAIIHNTLVLTLYIGLIMWLGIYVFNKKDIG; translated from the coding sequence ATGCTGGCATTAATTTCAACAGAATTTTATAAACTTTTCAAACAAAGTAAAACTTACTATGCGCTTGCTGCGCTCTTTATTATTGAAGCCGTGGTATTAGTAAGTGCGTATTTTCAGGGTACAAATATTATAGATATTCTTCTCGATAATTTAAAGCAAACCTTTTATTTTGAAGGAACTTTGCTTAACGGGAATCTGTTAGTGTATCTTATTTTAAATACGTTATGGTTTCATTTGCCTTTAATTTTAATGATTATTGTTTCGGGAACTTTAACGTCTGAATATAAAGATAGAACCTTGCAGGCGGTGATGTTGCAACCCATTAGTAAATGGAAATTTATTGCTAGTAAATATATCGTGGCCATCATTTTTACACTAATAGTTGTGTTTTTTGTAGCGCTATCGGCGTTTGTATTGTCGTATGGTATTTTTGGTAAAGGCGATTTAATCGTGTATTTAAATGCATTAAATTTCTTTGAACAAGCCGATGCCTTTTACCGTTTAAAATGGGCATTTGTGTCTGGTGCGTTTTCTATGGTATTCTTTTCGGTGGTCAGTTTAACCATAGCCGTATTTTTTAAGGAAGCCACAAAAACATGGATTGTTTCAGCTTTCTTTTTAATTCTTTCTAATATTTTACTGAAAGTCGATTTTGGTGTAGATTGGTTTAATATATTGTTTTTTGCCAAGTTAAACGATACCTGGCAGTACTTTTTTTATAATATAATTCATTGGGATGCCATAATTCATAACACATTGGTTTTAACCTTATATATTGGATTAATAATGTGGTTAGGGATTTATGTGTTTAACAAAAAAGATATAGGATGA
- a CDS encoding DUF202 domain-containing protein, translating to MINKNSVPPALITRDWLAIERTKLANERTFLAYFRTFMVFLGTGLTIIKMHMFEKVEWFGVVLVIMAPIVLGIGIFRLLKVRSIIRKHYNV from the coding sequence ATGATAAATAAAAACTCTGTTCCTCCTGCTCTTATAACTCGAGATTGGCTTGCCATAGAGCGTACAAAACTTGCAAACGAACGGACTTTTCTAGCATATTTCAGAACATTTATGGTGTTTTTAGGAACGGGATTAACCATTATAAAAATGCATATGTTTGAAAAAGTAGAATGGTTTGGGGTTGTATTAGTAATAATGGCACCGATTGTATTGGGTATCGGAATTTTTAGATTGTTAAAAGTGAGAAGTATAATTCGAAAACATTATAATGTCTAA